The Mucilaginibacter mallensis genome has a segment encoding these proteins:
- a CDS encoding DMT family transporter has protein sequence MNPKLSLVIGILCISFSPIFVKLAGVSPLGAAFYRVLVAWLCLVPYCIAAKKLRINKRQLIIALTAGVVFALDVAVWNISLLKISATVSTLIANLAPVWVGLFSFLLFKKSSGILFWVGTLIAITGMIILVGYQHILHLELNTGILLAILASLFYAIYIMITKNIMAGIDVFTFMFYSMLSASMFLLLVNCFMGNDIIDYSPKVWFCFVGMGLICQLTGWLTINYSLRYLESTKVAITLLSQTVFAGLLAAFLLSERLGANEIIGSVIVLGGIAVTFLKAGNQSNKIVS, from the coding sequence ATGAATCCCAAACTAAGCCTGGTTATTGGCATCCTGTGTATATCGTTTTCGCCAATATTTGTAAAGCTTGCAGGGGTATCGCCTTTGGGGGCAGCTTTCTACAGGGTTTTGGTTGCCTGGCTTTGCCTGGTGCCCTATTGCATTGCGGCCAAAAAACTCAGGATTAATAAAAGGCAACTTATTATAGCGCTAACCGCCGGAGTAGTTTTTGCTTTGGATGTAGCCGTTTGGAATATCTCCCTGTTAAAAATCAGTGCTACAGTATCAACCCTTATTGCTAACCTGGCGCCTGTTTGGGTGGGCTTATTCAGCTTCCTGCTGTTCAAAAAAAGCTCAGGCATATTGTTTTGGGTAGGCACCCTGATTGCCATAACAGGCATGATAATATTAGTAGGGTACCAGCATATTTTACACCTGGAACTGAATACGGGTATTCTACTGGCTATTTTAGCCAGTTTGTTCTACGCAATCTACATCATGATCACCAAAAATATTATGGCGGGTATTGATGTATTCACGTTTATGTTTTATAGCATGCTGAGTGCAAGTATGTTCTTGTTGCTGGTAAATTGCTTTATGGGGAATGATATTATTGATTATTCGCCCAAAGTATGGTTCTGTTTTGTGGGGATGGGCCTAATATGCCAGCTTACCGGGTGGCTCACCATCAACTACTCGCTGCGTTACCTGGAATCGACCAAAGTGGCTATCACCTTATTGAGCCAAACCGTATTTGCAGGCCTGTTAGCTGCATTTTTACTGAGCGAAAGACTGGGTGCCAATGAAATTATAGGCAGTGTAATTGTGCTGGGCGGCATAGCCGTAACATTTTTAAAGGCAGGTAATCAATCAAATAAAATTGTATCTTAA
- the purD gene encoding phosphoribosylamine--glycine ligase, which translates to MNILILGSGGRESAFAWKLSQSKKCGQLFIAPGNAGTGQYGTNVNIAVTDFEGIKQLVLEKGINLVLVGPEEPLVKGVHDFFLADEQLKGIPVIGPQAEGAQLEGSKDFSKQFMERHNIPAAASKTFTRETLQEGFDYLPTIGLPIVLKADGLAAGKGVLICLTVQEAQEELIEMLTNAKFGAASAKVVVEQFLQGIELSVFVLTDGNNYKILPSAKDYKRIGEGDTGLNTGGMGSVSPVPFADEVFLKKIEDRIIIPTIEGLKSENIPYKGFIFIGLMNCDGDPYMIEYNCRMGDPETESVLPRIESDFVELLSGVAEGNLNEKELIISSKVAATVMMVAGGYPGTYVKDRVMTGMENIRDSYVFHAGTYTDGNEIKTSGGRVIAITSLQDDMFTALQQATADASRIYYDGMYFRKDIGFDLL; encoded by the coding sequence ATGAACATCCTGATCTTAGGTTCGGGCGGAAGGGAAAGCGCCTTTGCCTGGAAACTATCACAAAGTAAAAAATGCGGGCAGCTTTTTATAGCGCCCGGTAATGCCGGCACCGGCCAGTATGGAACTAATGTAAACATAGCCGTTACTGATTTTGAAGGCATTAAACAATTGGTTTTGGAGAAAGGCATTAACCTGGTATTGGTTGGCCCTGAAGAACCATTGGTTAAAGGCGTGCATGATTTTTTCCTGGCGGATGAGCAGTTGAAAGGCATCCCGGTTATTGGTCCGCAGGCCGAAGGTGCGCAACTGGAAGGCAGCAAAGATTTCTCCAAACAATTTATGGAGCGCCATAACATCCCGGCAGCGGCATCAAAAACATTTACCCGCGAAACTTTGCAGGAAGGTTTCGACTACCTGCCAACAATAGGCCTGCCCATTGTTTTAAAAGCTGACGGACTTGCAGCTGGCAAAGGCGTACTGATATGCCTTACCGTGCAGGAAGCCCAGGAAGAATTAATTGAAATGCTTACCAATGCCAAATTTGGCGCAGCCAGCGCAAAGGTTGTGGTTGAGCAATTTTTACAGGGTATTGAGCTATCGGTTTTTGTGCTTACCGATGGCAATAACTATAAAATACTGCCATCAGCAAAAGATTATAAACGCATTGGTGAAGGAGACACCGGCTTAAATACCGGCGGCATGGGTTCGGTTTCACCTGTTCCGTTTGCGGATGAAGTGTTTTTGAAGAAGATAGAGGACCGTATTATCATCCCAACTATTGAAGGACTGAAAAGCGAGAACATCCCTTATAAAGGTTTTATTTTTATAGGGCTGATGAACTGCGATGGCGACCCTTACATGATAGAATACAATTGCCGCATGGGCGACCCGGAAACGGAAAGCGTATTGCCACGTATAGAATCAGACTTTGTTGAATTATTATCAGGCGTAGCCGAAGGTAATTTGAACGAGAAGGAGCTCATCATATCCAGCAAAGTAGCTGCTACCGTAATGATGGTTGCAGGCGGATACCCCGGCACTTATGTAAAAGACAGGGTGATGACAGGTATGGAAAATATCCGCGATTCCTATGTTTTCCATGCAGGTACTTATACCGATGGGAATGAGATAAAAACTTCAGGCGGCAGGGTAATAGCTATTACCTCGTTGCAGGATGATATGTTCACCGCGTTGCAACAAGCAACTGCTGATGCCAGCCGTATTTATTACGATGGTATGTATTTCAGGAAAGATATCGGGTTTGATTTGTTGTAG
- the asnS gene encoding asparagine--tRNA ligase: MSQRTKIKALLESEQTNMEITVKGWVRAFRQNRFIALNDGSTNNNLQIVVDFENTDPDLLKRITFGAAISVTGELIPSLGQGQKVEVVAKDIEILGDCNPDEFPLQPKRQTLEFLRENAHLRFRTNTFGAIFRVRNTLSFAVHQFFQERGFVYLHTPIITASDAEGAGETFHVTNFDLDNPPKTETGEIDFKQDFFGRPTNLTVSGQLEGELGAMALSDIYTFGPTFRAENSNTTRHLAEFWMIEPEVAFNDLVDNMDLAEDMLKYVIKYALDKNKDDIEFLTQRLTEEEKQKPQNERSEMTLLDKLQFCLDNDFERLTYTEAIDILKESTPNKKKKFVYPVEGWGTDLQSEHERYLVEKHFKKPVILTDYPKAIKAFYMRQNEPDAQGRETVRAMDILFPGIGEIVGGSQREERLDKLEQRMDEMGIPKEELWWYLDTRRFGACPHAGFGLGFERLVLFVTGMGNIRDVIPFPRYPKNAEF, from the coding sequence ATGAGCCAGCGGACAAAGATCAAAGCATTATTAGAGAGCGAACAAACCAATATGGAGATAACTGTAAAAGGATGGGTACGGGCTTTCCGTCAAAATCGTTTTATAGCTTTAAATGATGGCTCAACTAATAATAACTTACAAATCGTTGTAGATTTTGAAAACACCGATCCTGATCTGTTAAAAAGGATCACTTTTGGCGCTGCTATAAGTGTTACCGGCGAATTGATCCCATCTTTAGGGCAGGGTCAGAAAGTTGAAGTTGTTGCAAAGGATATTGAAATTTTAGGCGATTGTAACCCTGATGAATTCCCTTTACAGCCTAAACGCCAAACCTTAGAGTTTTTGCGCGAGAACGCCCACCTGCGTTTCCGAACCAATACCTTCGGCGCTATATTCCGTGTGCGCAATACGCTGTCATTTGCGGTGCACCAATTCTTCCAGGAGCGTGGGTTTGTTTATTTGCACACGCCTATCATCACTGCATCTGATGCGGAGGGCGCGGGCGAAACTTTCCATGTAACCAATTTCGATCTGGATAACCCGCCAAAAACAGAAACCGGCGAAATAGATTTTAAACAGGATTTCTTCGGCAGGCCTACTAACCTTACCGTTTCCGGTCAGCTGGAAGGTGAGCTTGGTGCTATGGCTTTGAGTGATATTTATACTTTCGGTCCAACTTTCCGTGCTGAAAACTCCAACACTACCCGCCACTTAGCGGAGTTTTGGATGATAGAACCCGAAGTTGCCTTTAACGACCTTGTTGATAACATGGATCTGGCTGAGGATATGCTGAAATACGTGATTAAATACGCCCTTGACAAAAACAAGGATGATATTGAATTTTTAACGCAGCGCTTAACCGAGGAAGAAAAACAAAAACCGCAAAACGAGCGATCAGAAATGACATTACTTGATAAGCTGCAGTTTTGTTTAGACAATGATTTTGAACGTCTGACCTACACCGAGGCTATCGACATACTAAAAGAATCGACCCCGAATAAAAAGAAAAAATTCGTGTACCCGGTTGAAGGCTGGGGGACCGACCTGCAATCAGAACATGAGCGTTACCTGGTAGAGAAGCACTTTAAAAAACCAGTAATACTAACCGATTACCCTAAAGCTATTAAAGCGTTTTACATGCGCCAGAATGAGCCCGATGCACAGGGCCGCGAAACTGTTCGCGCTATGGACATTTTGTTCCCCGGCATTGGCGAAATTGTAGGTGGATCGCAGCGTGAAGAGCGTTTAGATAAACTGGAGCAACGCATGGATGAAATGGGCATACCAAAAGAAGAGCTTTGGTGGTACCTGGATACAAGGCGCTTCGGCGCTTGTCCGCATGCTGGTTTTGGTTTAGGCTTTGAGCGTTTGGTACTGTTTGTAACCGGCATGGGCAATATCAGGGATGTAATACCTTTCCCAAGATATCCAAAGAACGCGGAATTTTAA
- a CDS encoding SRPBCC family protein: protein MPTIELITEINAPVETVFNLSRSIDLHMESTKQTGERAIAGRTSGLIGLNENVTWRARHFGIWQNLTSKITVFDFPFLFVDEMVSGAFKSFTHEHHFTVVDDKHTVMRDVFMFESPLGILGKLVNRLVLKRYMTRFLTERNRVIKAAAETP, encoded by the coding sequence ATGCCAACAATAGAGTTGATCACCGAGATAAATGCTCCTGTTGAAACGGTTTTCAACCTCTCGCGCAGTATTGATCTGCATATGGAATCAACCAAACAAACCGGCGAACGTGCTATTGCAGGGCGCACCAGCGGATTGATCGGCTTGAATGAAAACGTTACCTGGCGGGCAAGGCACTTTGGCATATGGCAAAATTTAACTTCAAAAATTACCGTATTTGATTTCCCTTTCCTTTTTGTTGACGAAATGGTTAGCGGAGCATTCAAAAGCTTTACCCATGAGCATCATTTTACTGTGGTTGATGACAAGCATACGGTAATGAGGGATGTATTTATGTTTGAGTCACCATTAGGCATATTGGGTAAGCTGGTTAACCGGCTGGTATTGAAAAGGTATATGACCAGGTTCTTAACAGAAAGAAACAGAGTGATTAAAGCTGCTGCTGAAACACCGTAA
- the secA gene encoding preprotein translocase subunit SecA: MLDFISKLFGSKSERDVKSILPLVEKVKAEFAKLDNISNDELRAKTIDFKETIKVGLAGIDAEIQAIKDRTENELDMDVAEKVELYTQLDKLEKDRNKELEDILMNILPEAFAVVKETARRLKENKSIEVTATQFDRELAAKKNNVIIKDDKAIHSSTWLAAGNEVTWDMVHYDVQLIGGIVLHQGKIAEMATGEGKTLVATLPAYLNALAGQGVHIVTVNDYLARRDSEWMGPLYEFHGLSVDCIDKHEPNSEERRLAYLADITFGTNNEFGFDYLRDNMTRSPEELVQRKLHYAMVDEVDSVLIDDARTPLIISGPIPRGDEHEFYDLKPRIERLVNAQKSYVNTVLNEAKKLIAEGKSGPDEGGLALLRAYRGLPKSKALIKYLSEGGNRQLLLKTEGYYMQDQNKEMHKVDAELFFIIDEKNNQVELAEKGIELITASGEDPHFFIMPDVGTEIADIEKGTMPAEEKITRKDELMRDFSIKSERIHSVNQLLKAYTLFEKDTEYILDEGKVKIVDEQTGRVLDGRRYSDGLHQAIEAKENVKVEDATQTFATITLQNYFRMYHKLCGMTGTAVTEAGEFWQIYKLDVVEIPTNTPTSRSDMQDLVYRTVREKYNAVADEIVKLTTAGRPVLVGTTSVEISELLSRMLKLRGIKHNVLNAKMHQKEADIVAEAGKTSTVTIATNMAGRGTDIKLGPNVKDAGGLAIVGTERHESRRVDRQLRGRAGRQGDPGSSQFFVSLEDNLMRLFGSERISSMMVRMGVEEGEVIQHSMISKSIERAQKKVEENNFGIRKRLLEYDDVMNSQRTVIYSKRKNALFGERLDVDLSNTIYDVVEDIVIEFKEQNNYEGFQLEVIRLFSVDIETTEDEFGHMSVANLTEKTFADVMAFYKRKAEAIANQAYPVLKDVYDTRGEYVENIMVPFTDGIHGIQIAVPLKKAIQNHGLEVFKSFEKMVALSQIDDAWKEHLHEMDELKQSVQNAVYEQKDPLLVYKFEAFELFRNMLAAVNKEMVSFLFRGGIPVQQQAEDVREAKPQPRTDMKKMRTSKPELVSQGTGIPMLDDTREPQKATPVRVEQKVGRNDACPCGSGKKFKNCHGQGLA; encoded by the coding sequence ATGTTAGATTTTATTAGTAAGCTTTTTGGAAGCAAATCAGAACGGGATGTAAAAAGCATATTGCCTTTAGTTGAAAAAGTAAAGGCCGAATTTGCTAAACTCGATAATATAAGCAATGATGAGCTCAGGGCTAAAACCATAGATTTTAAAGAAACAATTAAGGTTGGGCTTGCTGGTATTGATGCTGAAATACAGGCTATTAAAGACAGGACAGAGAATGAACTGGACATGGATGTAGCCGAAAAAGTAGAGCTGTATACCCAACTGGATAAGCTGGAGAAAGACCGTAATAAAGAACTGGAAGATATATTGATGAATATATTGCCTGAAGCTTTTGCTGTGGTTAAAGAAACAGCCCGCCGCCTAAAGGAAAATAAATCCATCGAGGTTACTGCCACACAGTTTGACCGTGAACTGGCTGCCAAAAAGAACAATGTTATTATAAAAGATGACAAAGCTATACACAGTAGTACCTGGTTAGCTGCTGGTAATGAAGTTACCTGGGATATGGTACACTACGATGTACAGCTGATTGGCGGTATAGTATTACACCAGGGTAAAATTGCCGAAATGGCCACAGGTGAAGGTAAAACGCTGGTAGCTACATTGCCTGCTTATTTAAATGCTTTGGCAGGGCAGGGTGTACACATAGTTACTGTGAATGATTACCTGGCCCGTCGTGACTCTGAGTGGATGGGGCCTTTGTATGAGTTCCACGGCTTATCTGTTGATTGTATCGATAAACATGAGCCAAACTCCGAAGAGCGCCGTTTAGCATATCTGGCCGATATTACTTTTGGTACCAATAACGAATTTGGTTTTGATTACCTGCGTGACAATATGACACGCAGTCCTGAAGAATTGGTACAACGCAAGCTGCATTATGCCATGGTGGATGAGGTTGACTCCGTGTTGATTGACGATGCACGTACACCATTAATTATATCAGGCCCTATACCACGCGGCGATGAGCATGAGTTTTATGACCTGAAACCACGTATAGAACGTTTGGTAAATGCACAAAAATCATATGTTAATACGGTATTAAACGAAGCTAAAAAATTAATAGCTGAAGGCAAAAGCGGCCCCGATGAAGGTGGTTTGGCTTTATTGCGTGCTTACAGGGGGTTACCTAAAAGCAAAGCCTTAATTAAATATTTAAGCGAAGGCGGCAACAGGCAGCTTTTACTTAAAACCGAGGGTTATTACATGCAGGACCAAAACAAGGAAATGCATAAGGTTGATGCCGAGCTGTTCTTTATAATCGACGAAAAAAACAACCAGGTTGAACTGGCAGAAAAAGGCATCGAACTGATCACTGCATCAGGCGAAGACCCGCACTTTTTTATAATGCCCGATGTAGGTACCGAGATAGCCGACATTGAAAAAGGTACTATGCCTGCCGAAGAAAAGATTACAAGGAAAGATGAGCTGATGCGTGATTTTTCTATAAAATCAGAACGTATCCACTCTGTTAACCAATTATTAAAAGCATACACGCTATTTGAAAAGGATACCGAATATATCCTTGACGAAGGCAAGGTGAAGATTGTTGATGAGCAAACGGGCCGCGTACTGGATGGCCGCCGTTACTCAGACGGTTTACACCAGGCAATAGAGGCAAAGGAAAATGTTAAGGTAGAAGACGCCACACAAACATTTGCTACCATTACACTGCAAAACTACTTCCGTATGTACCATAAGCTTTGCGGTATGACGGGTACTGCCGTTACCGAAGCAGGTGAGTTTTGGCAGATCTACAAACTGGATGTGGTTGAAATACCAACCAACACACCAACCAGCCGTTCAGATATGCAGGACCTGGTTTACCGTACCGTACGTGAAAAATACAACGCGGTAGCTGACGAGATCGTTAAATTAACAACAGCTGGCCGCCCGGTACTGGTAGGTACAACATCGGTTGAAATTTCTGAATTATTGAGCCGTATGCTTAAGCTGCGCGGCATAAAACATAACGTACTGAACGCCAAAATGCACCAGAAAGAGGCCGATATTGTGGCTGAAGCTGGTAAAACGAGCACGGTGACCATTGCTACCAACATGGCTGGTCGTGGTACGGATATAAAATTAGGGCCAAATGTTAAGGACGCCGGTGGTTTAGCCATTGTGGGTACCGAAAGGCATGAGTCGCGCCGTGTTGACAGGCAGTTGCGTGGTCGTGCTGGTCGCCAGGGCGATCCGGGATCAAGCCAGTTCTTCGTATCCTTAGAGGATAACCTGATGCGTTTGTTCGGCTCAGAGCGTATATCAAGTATGATGGTACGTATGGGTGTTGAAGAGGGCGAAGTGATACAGCACTCTATGATCTCAAAATCAATTGAGCGCGCGCAAAAGAAAGTGGAAGAAAATAACTTTGGCATACGTAAACGCTTGCTGGAGTATGATGATGTGATGAACTCACAACGTACGGTTATCTACTCAAAACGTAAAAATGCCCTGTTTGGCGAACGTTTGGATGTTGACCTGAGCAATACTATTTATGATGTTGTTGAAGACATTGTTATAGAATTTAAGGAGCAAAATAATTACGAAGGTTTCCAGCTTGAAGTGATCCGTTTATTCTCTGTGGATATTGAGACTACTGAAGATGAATTCGGTCATATGTCTGTTGCTAATCTTACTGAAAAAACTTTTGCTGACGTAATGGCATTCTACAAGCGTAAGGCTGAGGCTATCGCTAATCAGGCATACCCTGTACTAAAGGATGTTTATGATACCCGCGGCGAGTATGTGGAAAATATTATGGTGCCATTTACTGATGGTATACATGGTATTCAAATAGCTGTTCCGCTTAAAAAAGCTATCCAGAACCATGGTTTGGAAGTGTTTAAATCATTTGAAAAAATGGTAGCGCTTTCGCAGATAGATGATGCATGGAAAGAACACCTGCATGAGATGGATGAGTTAAAGCAATCTGTACAAAATGCGGTTTACGAACAAAAGGACCCTTTATTGGTTTATAAGTTTGAGGCTTTTGAGTTGTTCAGAAATATGCTTGCCGCTGTTAATAAAGAGATGGTGAGCTTCCTGTTCAGAGGCGGTATACCGGTTCAGCAGCAGGCGGAAGATGTTCGCGAAGCTAAACCGCAGCCACGCACGGATATGAAAAAAATGCGTACCTCAAAACCTGAGTTAGTTAGCCAGGGCACGGGTATACCTATGCTTGATGATACCCGTGAGCCACAAAAAGCTACCCCGGTACGCGTTGAGCAAAAAGTAGGGCGTAATGATGCCTGCCCTTGCGGAAGCGGTAAAAAGTTTAAAAACTGCCACGGTCAGGGCCTGGCGTAA
- a CDS encoding M20 metallopeptidase family protein produces the protein MIQDKIRELSGNIFSGVVANRRHLHSHPELSFHEVETSAFVARKLEELGLEYHKMADTGLVALIKGDKPSNNVVALRADMDALPILEANDVPYRSKNSGVMHACGHDVHTSSLLGTAKILTSLKSEFGGIIKLIFQPAEEKLPGGASLMIKEGVLENPKPQAVIGQHVMPLIDAGKVGFRAGKYMASADELYVTVKGKGGHAAQPQQNIDPVIITAHILTALQQVISRFADPKNPSVLSFGKVIANGATNVIPNEVYLEGTFRTMDEKWRADAHIRMKKMAEGIAEAMGGSCDFNIMKGYPFLVNEEKLTASTRGHAEDYLGKENVLDLDIWMAAEDFAFYSQKADSCFYRLGTRNESRGIISSVHTPTFDVEESALELSTGLMAYLAIKQLGN, from the coding sequence ATGATCCAGGACAAGATAAGGGAACTATCCGGCAATATATTTAGTGGTGTTGTAGCCAACCGCCGTCATTTACACTCCCATCCCGAACTTTCATTTCACGAAGTAGAAACATCTGCCTTTGTAGCAAGAAAACTGGAAGAACTAGGCCTTGAGTACCACAAAATGGCCGATACCGGTTTGGTAGCCCTTATAAAAGGAGATAAGCCATCAAACAACGTTGTAGCCCTGCGTGCCGATATGGATGCGCTACCTATACTTGAGGCTAATGATGTGCCATACCGCTCAAAAAACAGCGGCGTAATGCATGCCTGTGGCCATGATGTGCATACCTCATCATTACTGGGTACGGCAAAAATCCTAACCAGTTTAAAAAGCGAATTTGGCGGTATTATAAAACTGATCTTTCAGCCAGCTGAGGAAAAATTGCCCGGCGGTGCCAGCCTCATGATAAAAGAAGGCGTGTTGGAGAATCCTAAACCGCAGGCGGTAATAGGGCAGCACGTAATGCCTTTAATTGATGCCGGTAAAGTAGGTTTCCGCGCTGGAAAATATATGGCATCGGCTGATGAGCTGTATGTGACTGTAAAAGGTAAGGGCGGCCATGCTGCGCAACCCCAGCAAAATATCGACCCGGTAATTATTACCGCGCATATATTAACGGCCCTGCAACAGGTAATAAGCCGTTTTGCCGATCCTAAAAATCCATCGGTATTATCGTTTGGTAAAGTGATTGCCAATGGCGCTACCAATGTTATACCTAACGAGGTTTATTTGGAAGGTACCTTCCGCACCATGGATGAAAAATGGCGCGCAGATGCCCACATCCGCATGAAAAAAATGGCGGAAGGCATTGCAGAAGCCATGGGCGGCAGCTGCGATTTCAACATTATGAAGGGCTATCCTTTTTTGGTGAACGAAGAAAAACTAACCGCATCAACCCGTGGCCATGCCGAAGATTATTTAGGCAAAGAAAATGTACTCGACCTTGATATATGGATGGCCGCCGAAGATTTTGCATTTTATTCGCAAAAAGCTGATTCATGCTTTTACCGTTTAGGTACGCGTAATGAAAGTCGTGGCATTATATCATCAGTGCATACACCAACCTTTGATGTAGAGGAATCTGCATTGGAACTAAGCACCGGTTTAATGGCTTACCTGGCTATTAAACAATTGGGGAATTAA
- a CDS encoding SPOR domain-containing protein produces MKDGSSFYKTIAAAPVRCCVLFGLMLLPSLLFAQEKGKVEVVKDPKVDSLVQDYVVGDKGKNIAPASSDGYRIQIFSGSDRQAAYDAQAKLKAKYPDLATYLSYRAPNFKVRVGDYRSRLEAEKVMQDLKPLFGGLFITQEKINLPKLDTE; encoded by the coding sequence ATGAAAGATGGGTCATCTTTTTATAAAACTATAGCAGCAGCACCGGTAAGGTGCTGTGTGCTTTTTGGGTTAATGCTATTGCCCTCGTTACTGTTTGCGCAGGAAAAGGGCAAGGTAGAAGTAGTGAAAGACCCCAAAGTTGATTCGCTGGTGCAGGACTATGTGGTAGGCGATAAAGGAAAGAATATCGCGCCTGCCTCATCCGATGGTTACCGTATACAAATATTCAGTGGCTCCGACCGCCAGGCTGCTTATGATGCGCAGGCAAAACTTAAGGCTAAATATCCTGACTTAGCAACTTATCTAAGCTACCGCGCTCCTAATTTTAAGGTACGCGTTGGTGATTACAGGTCGAGGCTTGAGGCTGAGAAAGTGATGCAGGACTTAAAGCCGTTGTTTGGCGGCCTTTTTATTACACAAGAGAAGATCAATCTTCCAAAACTTGATACAGAATGA
- the dnaG gene encoding DNA primase, with translation MITKPTIDKIMEATDIVEVIGEFVQLKKRGANYVGLSPFVNERTPSFTVSPAKGIFKDFSSGKGGSAVTFLMELEKFTYPEALKWLAKKYSIEVEETVDTSENREADNHRESLMIVTGYAAKFFHESLLETDEGKNIGLSYFKERGFNKDTITKFELGYSPDQWEAFTGQAIKEGYQQEFLEESGLSVKRDNGSLYDRYRGRVMFPIHSFTGRVIAFGGRTLKNDKNVPKYVNSPESEIYHKSNVLYGLFFAKKAIRDEDNCYLVEGYADVISVHQTGIENVVASSGTSLTVEQIRLIGRLTKNITILYDGDAAGIKASLRGLDMILEEGLNVKVVLFPDGHDPDSYVRSVGTSAFKKYIEDTKKDFILYKTDLLLKDAGNDPIKKAEVIREIVESVAKIPDSIKASVFIKECSDLLKIDERALLSELNKMRMAKAKKDSQQPNSNPRQFVPVDETLLYEPIEDNARDDFNQEREIIRLLLLYGNVIIDWDGIANTYIGPFIISSLDDVEFENSECSKVMEVYKQEYEKGIMPDDTFLVNFYDNKVSDLAISILLSQYSLSPNWVLMHNITTNDETKNMKATILGGVFNLKNQKVKKLLDNVHQEMQTTNDIEELNILLARHMQLKRVEKSIADYLGIVVVR, from the coding sequence ATGATAACAAAACCCACCATTGACAAGATTATGGAAGCCACCGACATTGTGGAGGTGATAGGGGAGTTTGTGCAATTAAAAAAACGTGGGGCTAACTATGTGGGCCTGTCGCCATTTGTAAATGAGCGTACACCATCATTCACGGTATCGCCGGCTAAAGGTATTTTTAAGGATTTTTCATCGGGTAAAGGCGGTTCAGCAGTTACGTTTTTAATGGAACTGGAGAAATTCACCTATCCCGAGGCTCTCAAATGGCTGGCGAAAAAGTATAGTATTGAGGTTGAGGAAACTGTTGATACCAGCGAGAACCGTGAAGCCGACAATCATCGCGAAAGCCTGATGATAGTTACGGGCTATGCCGCTAAATTTTTTCATGAAAGCTTACTGGAGACCGATGAAGGCAAAAATATAGGCCTTAGCTATTTTAAAGAGCGTGGTTTTAATAAAGATACTATAACCAAGTTTGAGCTGGGTTATTCTCCCGATCAATGGGAAGCCTTTACTGGTCAGGCCATAAAAGAAGGTTATCAGCAAGAGTTTTTAGAGGAAAGCGGCTTATCTGTTAAGCGTGATAACGGCTCATTGTATGATCGTTACCGTGGCCGGGTAATGTTCCCGATACATAGCTTTACCGGGCGTGTGATTGCCTTTGGTGGGCGTACCTTAAAAAATGATAAGAACGTACCTAAATACGTAAACTCGCCTGAGTCGGAGATCTACCATAAATCAAATGTGCTTTATGGTTTGTTTTTTGCCAAGAAAGCCATCAGGGATGAGGATAACTGTTATTTGGTGGAAGGTTATGCCGATGTTATATCGGTACACCAGACAGGGATCGAGAATGTGGTGGCTTCATCAGGCACCTCATTAACAGTTGAACAGATCAGGCTGATTGGTCGCCTTACCAAAAACATCACCATTTTATATGATGGCGATGCGGCAGGTATAAAAGCCTCGTTGCGGGGGTTAGATATGATTTTGGAGGAAGGACTCAACGTAAAAGTAGTGCTGTTCCCCGATGGGCATGATCCTGATTCCTATGTGCGCAGCGTAGGTACCAGCGCATTCAAAAAATATATTGAAGATACTAAGAAAGATTTCATCCTGTATAAAACTGACCTGCTGCTTAAAGATGCGGGTAACGACCCCATAAAAAAAGCAGAGGTAATACGGGAAATTGTTGAGAGCGTTGCCAAAATACCGGATTCCATAAAAGCATCGGTATTTATAAAAGAGTGCAGCGATCTGTTAAAGATAGATGAGCGCGCCCTGCTATCCGAGCTCAATAAAATGCGGATGGCTAAGGCCAAAAAGGATTCGCAGCAGCCAAATTCAAATCCAAGGCAGTTTGTGCCTGTTGATGAAACGTTGCTTTATGAGCCTATTGAAGACAACGCAAGAGATGATTTTAATCAAGAACGAGAAATTATACGCTTACTCTTATTATATGGGAATGTTATAATTGATTGGGATGGAATTGCTAATACTTATATAGGACCTTTTATAATATCCTCATTGGACGATGTAGAATTCGAAAACTCTGAATGTAGTAAAGTAATGGAAGTTTATAAACAAGAATATGAAAAAGGAATTATGCCTGATGATACTTTCTTGGTCAATTTCTATGATAATAAAGTTTCAGATTTAGCGATCTCAATATTGTTATCACAATATTCTTTAAGTCCTAATTGGGTCTTAATGCATAATATTACAACTAATGATGAAACAAAAAATATGAAAGCTACTATACTTGGAGGCGTATTCAACTTAAAGAACCAAAAAGTTAAAAAGCTTCTCGATAACGTTCATCAGGAAATGCAAACTACAAATGATATAGAAGAATTAAATATATTGTTAGCCCGACACATGCAACTTAAAAGAGTTGAAAAAAGCATTGCGGATTATTTAGGCATTGTAGTAGTAAGGTAA